The genomic DNA CGATGACCACCCTGACATCTACGCCGTCATCGGTGTCCACCCCCACTTCGCTTCCTCTTACAATGGGCGGGTGGGCCGTAGCCTGAGGCGGATGGCCCTCTCAGCTAAGGTGGTGGGCATCGGGGAGACGGGCCTGGACTTCTATCGCAACCTCTCGCCCCCTGAGGCCCAGCGCCGGGCCTTCCGTGCCCAGCTGGAGCTGGCCGCTGAGCTGCGTCTGCCGGTGGTAGTCCACTCCCGCAACGCCGACGAGGAGACCTATGCCCTGATCCGGGAACACTGCCTCCGCTCCCCCTGGCCCCAGGGAGCCCCCAGGGGGCAGATGCACTGCTTTGCTGGCGACCTGACCCTCGCCCTTGCCTACATAGAGCTGGGCTTCTTCATCTCTATCCCCGCCACCTGCACCTATCCCCGTAACGAGCGGCTGAAGGCGGTGGTCCAGGGGGTGCCTCTGCGATGGCTCACGGTGGAGACCGATTCCCCATATCTGCCGCCGCAGGGGCGGCGTGGCCAGCGCAATG from Dehalococcoidia bacterium includes the following:
- a CDS encoding TatD family hydrolase, encoding MLVDAHCHLQDQRFDPDRSQVLERARAAGVGALVVVGWDLPSSQRAVDLADDHPDIYAVIGVHPHFASSYNGRVGRSLRRMALSAKVVGIGETGLDFYRNLSPPEAQRRAFRAQLELAAELRLPVVVHSRNADEETYALIREHCLRSPWPQGAPRGQMHCFAGDLTLALAYIELGFFISIPATCTYPRNERLKAVVQGVPLRWLTVETDSPYLPPQGRRGQRNEPAFLPQTVQAIAALRAEDYRKVAKGTAQAAAWLFGLGDLTGAGEA